In the genome of Chryseobacterium arthrosphaerae, one region contains:
- a CDS encoding vWA domain-containing protein encodes MTNKEFSPQRGFIFSKHVPEEISHFDRVFDVFKDLLTHTSGDIEEAFEWLDMLDKEYDIFDDEYSLQDFEEDLRKRGYIRKDDSEEGNSGNGKGKNILTPKLEAALREYALDQIFGKLKKSGTGNHRTSRTGIGDERDGESRSYQYGDDLSAVNMTESLKNAQVNNGISDLRLTEDDLVVEETKHKAQMSTVLMIDISHSMILYGEDRITPAKKVAMALVELIKRKYPKDSIDIIVFGNEAWPIKIKDLPYLKVGPYHTNTVAGLELAMDILRRKRNTNKQIFMITDGKPSCIQLPTGEFYMNSYGLDEMIVNQCLNRAAQARKLKIPITTFMIAQDPYLRQFVEAFTAQNKGKAFLTGLSGLGQMIFEDYEKNRIKRI; translated from the coding sequence ATGACCAATAAAGAATTTAGTCCCCAGAGAGGCTTTATATTCAGCAAACATGTACCGGAAGAAATATCGCATTTTGACCGGGTCTTTGATGTGTTCAAAGATTTGCTTACCCACACCTCCGGGGATATTGAAGAAGCCTTCGAATGGCTTGATATGCTTGATAAAGAATATGATATTTTTGATGATGAATATTCTTTACAGGATTTTGAGGAAGATTTGAGAAAACGGGGATACATCAGGAAAGATGATTCCGAAGAGGGCAATTCCGGAAATGGGAAAGGCAAAAATATCTTGACCCCAAAACTGGAGGCTGCCCTCCGTGAATATGCTCTGGATCAGATTTTCGGAAAACTGAAAAAAAGCGGCACCGGAAATCACCGCACTTCCAGGACAGGCATCGGTGATGAACGGGATGGTGAAAGCAGGTCTTACCAATATGGAGACGACCTGTCTGCCGTCAATATGACCGAAAGCCTGAAAAACGCACAGGTGAATAACGGAATTTCTGACCTGCGGCTAACTGAAGATGATCTTGTAGTGGAAGAAACCAAACACAAGGCACAGATGAGTACCGTACTGATGATTGACATCAGCCATTCTATGATCCTGTATGGTGAAGACCGGATTACTCCGGCCAAAAAGGTAGCTATGGCACTGGTAGAACTGATCAAACGGAAATATCCTAAAGATTCTATAGATATCATCGTGTTCGGAAACGAAGCATGGCCTATCAAAATCAAAGACCTTCCCTATTTAAAAGTCGGGCCCTACCATACCAATACGGTAGCCGGTTTAGAACTCGCCATGGATATTCTTCGCAGGAAAAGAAATACCAACAAACAGATCTTTATGATTACTGACGGAAAGCCCAGCTGCATCCAGCTTCCTACAGGAGAATTTTATATGAACAGCTATGGTCTTGACGAAATGATCGTGAACCAATGTCTCAACCGGGCTGCGCAGGCCAGAAAACTGAAAATCCCGATCACAACCTTTATGATTGCCCAGGATCCTTACCTCCGCCAGTTTGTGGAAGCTTTCACAGCCCAGAATAAAGGGAAAGCGTTCTTAACCGGCCTGTCAGGTCTTGGACAGATGATTTTTGAAGATTACGAAAAAAACAGAATAAAGAGAATATAG